A stretch of the Polluticoccus soli genome encodes the following:
- the meaB gene encoding methylmalonyl Co-A mutase-associated GTPase MeaB, producing MQGKIKQLLSEIQSGSYNALARAITIVENELPGYEDLLLELQNTHQARVLGITGPPGAGKSTLVNALLQHWISKGKKIAVIAVDPSSPFNYGALLGDRIRMSEFYTNPNVFIRSLASRGALGGLHPKIIEITDLMKAAPFDLILVETVGVGQSEVEVAGLADCTVVALVPEAGDEVQTLKAGIMEIANIFVVNKADRDAAETLYRNLRIMVHEKAHNGKEIPVVKTIATESTGVSDLAEAVEQYFADHNTAPEKRLHLLTEKSWQIIQARKMQSISKSKLRNELATALADSSFNIYAFTKRFEQDIK from the coding sequence GTGCAGGGCAAGATAAAACAACTCCTTTCAGAAATACAATCCGGCAGCTATAATGCGCTGGCCAGGGCCATCACCATAGTAGAAAATGAGTTACCCGGCTACGAAGACCTGTTACTTGAATTGCAAAACACGCATCAAGCCCGTGTACTCGGCATAACCGGACCTCCCGGAGCTGGCAAAAGCACCCTGGTAAATGCGCTGCTCCAGCACTGGATAAGTAAGGGAAAGAAAATTGCTGTCATCGCGGTAGACCCTTCTTCGCCATTTAATTACGGCGCTTTGCTTGGCGACCGTATACGTATGAGTGAATTCTATACAAACCCTAATGTTTTTATCCGTTCGTTGGCTAGTCGTGGGGCTTTGGGTGGATTACATCCAAAGATCATCGAGATAACAGACCTGATGAAAGCCGCGCCTTTTGACCTGATACTGGTTGAAACCGTAGGTGTTGGGCAAAGTGAAGTAGAAGTTGCCGGGCTTGCTGACTGCACTGTTGTGGCACTAGTTCCAGAAGCCGGAGATGAGGTACAAACGCTGAAAGCGGGGATAATGGAGATAGCCAACATTTTTGTGGTTAATAAAGCCGACCGCGACGCAGCAGAAACATTGTACCGCAACCTCCGCATTATGGTGCACGAAAAGGCGCACAACGGCAAAGAGATACCTGTAGTAAAAACCATAGCTACCGAAAGTACAGGTGTAAGCGACCTGGCCGAAGCTGTTGAACAATACTTCGCTGACCATAACACGGCCCCGGAAAAGCGCTTGCACTTACTAACCGAAAAAAGCTGGCAGATCATCCAGGCCAGGAAAATGCAAAGCATCAGTAAAAGCAAACTGCGTAACGAACTGGCGACAGCGCTGGCCGATTCATCCTTCAATATTTACGCCTTTACAAAAAGATTTGAGCAGGACATAAAATAA
- a CDS encoding glycosyltransferase family 4 protein produces the protein MVGAFIVSLVATPAIIALAGRRQLFDEPDNHRKFHSHTISSLGGVAIFFAYIIVTSLVVQPEAFGKWHYLIAGSLLFFLTGLMDDLVELSSWKKLIAQLVPIAIVVIPGDLRLQTIGLFEVMTLPYWPSVLITIFGFTFFTNAFNFIDGIDGLAGTMGIFYTGMLGAGLCLTGYTGAACLAFSLMGATAGFLRYNITPARIFMGDTGSLLLGFTISLLSVLFLNSYNWKPDISYWIHDGTTANAFVLCLLSMPIADCLRVFVIRLSKGISPFRADRNHLHYFLLDTGLTHIQAVLVILASNVLIVILAYLLQGAGAAVMLSAAAITTLAIFTAVFFIRKKMLEKSNYGVTVNEPSE, from the coding sequence ATGGTCGGGGCTTTTATTGTAAGCCTCGTTGCAACCCCGGCGATTATAGCGCTGGCCGGAAGGAGACAATTATTTGACGAACCGGATAACCATAGAAAATTCCATAGTCATACAATATCCAGCCTTGGCGGTGTTGCCATTTTCTTTGCCTATATCATCGTTACTTCGCTAGTTGTGCAGCCGGAAGCCTTTGGCAAATGGCATTACCTGATAGCAGGATCATTGCTATTTTTCCTTACAGGCTTGATGGATGACCTGGTTGAATTAAGCTCGTGGAAAAAACTGATTGCTCAATTAGTACCTATTGCCATTGTAGTGATACCAGGTGATCTCCGCCTTCAAACCATCGGACTCTTTGAGGTCATGACACTTCCCTATTGGCCTAGTGTACTTATCACTATATTCGGTTTCACCTTTTTTACCAATGCCTTCAATTTTATCGATGGCATTGACGGTCTTGCTGGTACGATGGGAATATTCTATACGGGTATGCTCGGCGCTGGCCTCTGCCTAACCGGGTATACAGGAGCCGCATGTCTTGCCTTTAGCCTTATGGGTGCAACTGCTGGCTTTCTACGCTACAACATAACCCCTGCGCGAATATTTATGGGAGATACAGGATCATTATTGTTAGGGTTTACCATATCCTTACTTTCGGTGCTATTCCTCAACTCCTACAACTGGAAACCCGACATATCCTACTGGATACACGACGGCACTACAGCAAATGCTTTTGTTCTTTGCCTTCTATCGATGCCCATAGCTGATTGTCTTAGGGTATTCGTAATACGTTTGAGCAAGGGCATATCCCCCTTTCGCGCCGACAGGAATCACCTCCACTACTTCCTTCTGGATACTGGTCTAACCCATATACAGGCTGTACTAGTAATCCTTGCTTCGAATGTATTGATCGTAATCCTGGCCTATCTTTTACAGGGTGCGGGCGCTGCGGTAATGCTATCAGCCGCTGCAATTACAACTCTTGCCATCTTCACGGCCGTGTTTTTTATCCGCAAAAAAATGCTGGAGAAATCTAATTATGGTGTCACGGTAAATGAACCATCGGAATAG
- a CDS encoding ABC transporter substrate-binding protein has product MKRTVYFLLLTLFVACYGNTAEAQIWQKIFKKEKPKKKAPVKKAPGKKTPVAKPFKKREIDYPVSVKKGRYRVDVLVPLYLDELVQNDKVTFKGKLPAKAMSGMEFYEGVKLAADTLTSLGFDIDVYVHDIQDANNTPAFLSKNKGLDSSDLIIGAVQSQQIPAFASFAKGGRINFISALSPSDADVTDNPYFTLLQPTLQTHSERIMTALKNKYPRSRPILLHRNSVTVDQSAYKYLTGVDSSMKKLLVNELPTRQQLKSLLDSNSTNVLIASVVDVVYAEKLLKQLVTLFPSYRFEVYGMPSWTTMASLKNAGNYPYMAIYITAPFYYDASTPAGQALANEYKKAFNVGKPGEMVYRGYETMYWYAYLLAKYGTIFNTEVDDNGGAPFTKFDVKAKWDKDNNLYYLENLHLYWFRYSDGSFTVTP; this is encoded by the coding sequence ATGAAACGGACCGTTTACTTTTTGCTGCTGACGCTGTTTGTGGCCTGCTATGGCAATACCGCAGAGGCACAGATATGGCAGAAGATATTCAAAAAGGAAAAGCCGAAAAAGAAAGCGCCGGTTAAAAAAGCACCAGGTAAAAAAACTCCGGTAGCCAAGCCTTTTAAGAAACGCGAGATCGACTATCCTGTTTCAGTAAAGAAAGGTCGCTACAGGGTAGATGTGCTGGTGCCGCTTTACCTTGATGAACTGGTGCAGAACGATAAGGTGACCTTTAAAGGTAAACTCCCTGCAAAGGCAATGTCGGGTATGGAGTTTTATGAAGGAGTAAAACTGGCGGCAGATACGCTCACCTCATTAGGTTTTGATATCGATGTGTATGTTCATGATATCCAGGATGCTAATAATACGCCGGCCTTTCTGTCAAAGAACAAAGGTCTTGATTCCTCAGACCTGATAATAGGTGCAGTGCAGTCGCAGCAAATACCCGCATTCGCATCATTTGCTAAAGGCGGGAGGATCAATTTTATCTCGGCACTATCACCCTCCGATGCCGATGTGACAGACAATCCCTATTTCACTTTGTTACAGCCGACTTTGCAAACGCACAGTGAGCGCATCATGACCGCCCTTAAAAACAAGTACCCCAGATCCCGGCCGATACTTTTGCACCGTAATTCCGTTACGGTCGATCAGAGTGCTTACAAATACCTGACTGGTGTAGACAGCAGCATGAAAAAACTGCTTGTCAACGAGCTTCCCACGAGACAACAGTTGAAGTCACTGTTGGATAGCAATAGCACCAATGTCCTGATAGCTAGTGTTGTTGATGTCGTTTACGCAGAGAAGTTACTGAAACAATTAGTTACGCTCTTTCCATCGTATAGGTTTGAGGTGTATGGAATGCCGTCATGGACTACAATGGCCAGCCTGAAAAATGCAGGCAACTATCCGTACATGGCGATCTATATAACTGCACCATTCTATTACGATGCGTCAACTCCTGCGGGGCAAGCGCTCGCTAACGAGTATAAAAAGGCATTTAACGTTGGCAAACCCGGCGAAATGGTGTACAGGGGATACGAGACCATGTATTGGTATGCTTATCTATTAGCTAAGTATGGCACCATCTTCAACACTGAGGTTGATGACAATGGGGGCGCTCCGTTCACTAAGTTTGACGTTAAGGCAAAATGGGATAAGGATAACAACTTATACTACCTCGAGAATCTTCACTTGTACTGGTTCCGCTATTCCGATGGTTCATTTACCGTGACACCATAA
- the guaA gene encoding glutamine-hydrolyzing GMP synthase produces the protein MNEKILILDFGSQYTQLIARGIRELNIYCEIQPCTKPVNYTADLKGVILSGSPFSVNDPTAPKPDIKAIADKLPVLGVCYGAQLLAQQSGGEVGKSTHREYGRAHLQAIVHDPLFATISDGSQVWMSHSDSIKRLSEGFTILAHTESIPVAAYKAADGYANNPVYAIQFHPEVTHSTDGRQLLKNFVVDICGCTQDWTPAAFIHETVERIKEQVGNQKVVMALSGGVDSTVAATLVHKAIGDNLFCIFVDNGLLRKNEFEQVLEGYKHLGLNTKGVDAKQLFYSKLEGVTDPEQKRKIIGGLFIDVFSEEAKHIKDVKFLGQGTIYPDVIESVSVHGPSVTIKSHHNVGGLPEKMHMQLVEPLRFLFKDEVRRIGRELGIDDIFLSRHPFPGPGLGIRVLGAITEDKVKMLQEADAIYTQHLRDSGQYSQVWQAGAILLPVQSVGVMGDERTYEYTVALRAVTSVDGMTADWAHLPYEFLAKVSNDIINYVRGINRVVYDISSKPPATIEWE, from the coding sequence ATGAACGAAAAGATACTCATACTCGATTTTGGCAGCCAGTATACACAGCTTATAGCGCGTGGCATTCGCGAGCTGAACATTTACTGCGAAATACAACCTTGTACCAAGCCAGTAAACTATACCGCAGACCTGAAAGGTGTGATCCTGTCGGGAAGTCCGTTCTCTGTGAACGATCCGACTGCACCCAAGCCGGATATAAAGGCGATAGCAGATAAGCTACCGGTACTTGGTGTATGTTATGGCGCACAGTTGCTGGCACAACAGAGTGGTGGAGAAGTAGGTAAATCTACTCACCGTGAGTATGGGCGTGCACACCTTCAGGCTATTGTGCACGATCCTTTGTTCGCAACAATATCGGATGGTTCCCAGGTATGGATGAGTCACAGCGATTCTATCAAACGCCTGTCTGAAGGATTCACAATCCTGGCGCATACTGAGTCTATACCCGTTGCTGCTTACAAGGCAGCCGATGGTTATGCCAATAACCCGGTATATGCTATCCAGTTTCACCCGGAGGTGACGCACAGTACAGATGGCCGCCAGCTGTTGAAAAATTTTGTGGTTGACATCTGTGGTTGCACGCAAGACTGGACACCTGCAGCGTTCATTCACGAAACGGTTGAACGTATCAAAGAACAAGTTGGCAATCAGAAAGTGGTAATGGCATTAAGCGGCGGTGTGGATTCAACTGTTGCGGCAACCCTGGTACACAAAGCCATCGGCGATAACCTGTTTTGCATATTCGTAGATAACGGCCTGTTGCGTAAGAACGAGTTTGAGCAGGTATTGGAAGGCTACAAACACCTTGGTCTGAATACCAAAGGTGTTGATGCAAAGCAACTGTTCTATTCTAAACTGGAAGGAGTAACAGATCCTGAACAAAAACGCAAGATCATTGGCGGTCTCTTCATCGATGTATTTTCTGAAGAGGCAAAGCATATAAAAGACGTGAAGTTCCTTGGCCAGGGTACTATTTATCCTGATGTTATCGAATCTGTATCGGTACACGGTCCTTCAGTAACCATCAAGTCGCACCACAACGTAGGCGGCCTGCCTGAAAAAATGCACATGCAGCTGGTAGAGCCACTGCGCTTCCTGTTCAAAGACGAAGTGCGTAGGATAGGCCGCGAGCTGGGTATCGATGATATCTTCTTGTCTCGTCACCCATTCCCTGGACCGGGTCTTGGTATACGAGTACTGGGGGCTATTACCGAAGACAAAGTAAAAATGCTGCAGGAAGCTGATGCTATATATACGCAACATCTGCGCGATAGCGGCCAATACAGCCAGGTATGGCAGGCTGGAGCTATACTGCTTCCGGTGCAAAGTGTAGGTGTAATGGGTGATGAGCGTACGTACGAATATACTGTTGCACTTCGTGCTGTTACTTCTGTAGACGGCATGACTGCCGACTGGGCACACCTGCCATATGAGTTCCTGGCCAAGGTGTCGAACGATATCATTAACTATGTAAGAGGCATCAACCGCGTGGTGTACGACATTAGTTCGAAGCCACCGGCTACCATAGAGTGGGAATAG
- a CDS encoding DUF3467 domain-containing protein, with product MTQDQQPQEQQLNIELTEEMSDGVYSNLVIITHSFAEFVFDFVNVMPNVPKAKVKSRVVMTPQHAKRLMRALVENVKRFEAANGPIKEQEQVNVPFNFGGTTGQA from the coding sequence ATGACGCAAGATCAACAACCCCAGGAACAACAATTAAACATTGAACTGACTGAAGAAATGTCGGATGGTGTTTATTCGAACCTGGTTATCATAACGCACTCATTTGCAGAATTTGTATTTGATTTTGTAAATGTGATGCCCAACGTGCCTAAAGCAAAAGTCAAATCGCGTGTGGTGATGACCCCGCAGCATGCAAAACGACTGATGCGTGCTTTGGTGGAAAACGTAAAACGCTTTGAAGCAGCTAATGGTCCAATAAAAGAACAGGAACAAGTAAACGTTCCTTTCAACTTTGGTGGTACTACTGGTCAGGCTTAA
- a CDS encoding Crp/Fnr family transcriptional regulator, with amino-acid sequence MDTSVFKEEIKKRISVSNEEIERFLHLWEVREFKRNELILKAGVIPKFSIFVIKGCLRQFFVNDEGAESIVYFAEERHFIGDLPALRNKVSSDFNFQAIEPCVLLTISSENWERSFQLFPWWAEAHIKGYQKWATLMQQQMADMQLRSGEERYLDLLKKRPGLFQRVPQHFIASYLGLSPESLSRIRKKLASG; translated from the coding sequence ATGGATACATCGGTATTTAAGGAAGAGATAAAAAAACGTATCAGCGTTAGCAATGAAGAGATCGAACGATTCCTACACCTGTGGGAGGTACGTGAATTCAAAAGAAATGAATTGATCCTTAAAGCCGGTGTTATTCCTAAGTTCTCCATATTTGTAATTAAGGGCTGCTTGCGGCAATTTTTCGTGAACGATGAAGGCGCTGAGTCGATAGTATATTTTGCAGAAGAGCGGCATTTCATCGGCGACCTGCCGGCACTTCGAAACAAAGTTTCCAGTGATTTTAACTTCCAGGCAATTGAACCTTGCGTGCTGCTCACAATAAGCAGTGAGAACTGGGAACGTTCTTTTCAGTTATTTCCGTGGTGGGCCGAAGCGCACATAAAAGGTTACCAAAAATGGGCAACTCTGATGCAACAGCAGATGGCCGACATGCAGCTAAGATCTGGAGAGGAACGATATCTTGACCTGTTAAAGAAAAGGCCGGGGCTATTTCAGCGCGTTCCTCAGCACTTTATAGCATCTTATCTTGGATTAAGTCCCGAAAGTCTGAGCCGCATCAGAAAAAAACTTGCTTCCGGTTAA
- a CDS encoding GlxA family transcriptional regulator codes for MKHISILVPSGAVLGSIEGPRQVFVEVNKFLQNTGRPVLSKVELVGLQKETPAAGGKYVVHADAVINDVEKTDLVIIPALDGDMAKVLDTNRAFVPWIKHQYANGAEVASLCVGAFMLASTGLITGKNCATHWMAANDFRKMFPDVKLVEDRIITDEDGIYSSGGAFSYLNLILYLVEKYAGRETAVFFAKAFQIDMQRNSQSQFIIFQGQKDHADSEVMKAQEYIETNYAEKLSVDDLASMLFIGRRNFERRFKKATSNTVAEYIQRVKIEAAKMSLETMDENVNDIMYKVGYTDTKAFRNTFKRITGLSPVQYRNKYLRAAS; via the coding sequence ATGAAACATATATCGATCCTGGTGCCTTCGGGTGCTGTTTTAGGTAGCATAGAAGGACCACGTCAAGTGTTTGTAGAGGTCAATAAATTCTTGCAGAATACTGGCCGGCCTGTGTTGTCCAAAGTAGAACTCGTTGGCTTACAGAAAGAGACACCTGCTGCAGGCGGCAAATATGTAGTACATGCAGATGCTGTCATTAATGACGTAGAAAAAACAGACCTTGTCATTATTCCGGCTCTCGATGGTGATATGGCTAAAGTGTTAGACACAAATAGAGCTTTTGTTCCGTGGATAAAGCACCAGTATGCAAATGGTGCCGAAGTGGCTAGTCTTTGCGTAGGGGCATTTATGCTGGCCTCTACAGGACTAATTACGGGGAAAAACTGCGCTACGCACTGGATGGCCGCTAATGACTTTCGCAAGATGTTTCCCGATGTGAAATTGGTTGAAGACAGGATCATCACCGATGAAGATGGTATTTACTCCAGTGGAGGTGCATTTTCTTACCTCAACCTGATTCTTTATCTGGTAGAGAAGTATGCTGGTCGCGAGACGGCTGTGTTTTTTGCTAAAGCCTTCCAGATAGACATGCAGCGTAACAGCCAGTCACAATTCATCATCTTCCAGGGACAGAAAGATCACGCAGATTCGGAGGTCATGAAAGCCCAGGAATATATCGAGACTAACTATGCTGAGAAGTTATCAGTAGACGATCTTGCATCGATGTTGTTTATTGGCAGGAGAAACTTTGAGCGCAGGTTCAAGAAAGCAACTTCTAATACTGTGGCTGAATACATTCAGCGAGTGAAAATAGAAGCGGCGAAAATGAGTCTGGAAACAATGGATGAGAATGTGAATGATATCATGTATAAAGTAGGATATACGGATACTAAGGCATTCCGTAATACTTTTAAAAGAATAACAGGATTATCTCCTGTACAATACAGAAATAAGTATTTAAGAGCAGCATCATAA
- a CDS encoding VOC family protein: MTQINAYLTFNGNCREAMNYYKECLGGELTLQTVDGTPMADKMPPQMRQHILHSTLQKDSLMIMASDMAREKLAGGNRVSLMLNCSSDDEINGYFNKLSDGGQIIDPLAEMFWGAKFGTIEDKFGINWLLHYNKNQQ, from the coding sequence ATGACTCAAATAAATGCATACCTCACTTTCAACGGCAATTGCCGGGAAGCCATGAATTATTACAAAGAATGTCTTGGCGGTGAGCTTACTCTGCAAACTGTAGATGGAACACCCATGGCCGATAAAATGCCACCACAAATGCGCCAGCATATACTCCACTCTACTTTACAAAAAGACAGCCTAATGATCATGGCCTCGGATATGGCACGAGAAAAACTAGCGGGTGGCAACCGGGTATCGCTGATGCTGAACTGCAGCAGCGACGACGAGATCAACGGTTACTTTAATAAGCTTTCTGATGGCGGACAAATAATCGACCCACTGGCAGAGATGTTCTGGGGTGCCAAATTCGGCACCATCGAAGACAAATTTGGCATCAACTGGCTGCTCCATTACAATAAAAATCAACAATAA
- a CDS encoding VOC family protein — MASLNPYVHFNGNCEEAFNFYKSIFGGDYTMSRFKDAPPGSPMTEAEGDKVLHISLPIGRGTVLMGSDVPQAFGPASIGNNFYVSVNADSREEADKLFKGLSEGGKVMMPLEDTFWGAYFGMFVDKFKVQWMISFDNNNN, encoded by the coding sequence ATGGCATCTCTGAATCCTTATGTACACTTCAATGGTAATTGCGAAGAAGCATTCAACTTTTACAAATCAATCTTTGGTGGAGACTACACTATGAGCCGTTTTAAAGATGCGCCTCCCGGCTCGCCTATGACAGAAGCTGAAGGTGATAAAGTGCTCCACATATCCTTACCAATAGGTCGCGGCACCGTATTAATGGGCAGCGACGTACCCCAGGCTTTCGGCCCTGCAAGCATCGGAAACAACTTCTACGTGTCTGTAAACGCAGACAGCCGCGAAGAAGCGGATAAGCTTTTTAAGGGCCTTTCAGAAGGCGGCAAGGTAATGATGCCACTGGAAGATACTTTCTGGGGCGCCTATTTCGGCATGTTCGTCGATAAATTCAAAGTACAATGGATGATCAGCTTTGATAACAACAATAACTAA
- a CDS encoding DoxX family protein: MKKTNIIYWSVTLPFVAFMLSSAIPNMLATPDWIGIFKSLGYPEYLVSFVGFAKFLGIVAILVPGFPRVTEWAYAGLAFDIILATYSVLSIAPNDLGWLFMIVVLLFLFTSYIFYHKRLKLRAAKNPQPVFGAPVTLG; the protein is encoded by the coding sequence ATGAAAAAGACAAACATTATTTATTGGTCTGTTACACTACCATTCGTAGCTTTTATGCTATCATCGGCTATTCCTAACATGCTGGCCACGCCAGACTGGATCGGCATCTTCAAAAGCCTGGGATATCCCGAATACCTCGTGTCTTTTGTCGGCTTTGCTAAGTTTCTTGGCATTGTAGCCATCCTTGTTCCCGGCTTTCCACGTGTTACTGAATGGGCATATGCCGGCCTGGCTTTTGACATAATTCTCGCCACGTATTCTGTTTTATCAATTGCTCCTAACGATCTCGGATGGCTGTTTATGATAGTCGTGCTGTTGTTTCTGTTTACATCATACATATTTTATCATAAGCGTTTAAAACTGCGTGCTGCAAAGAATCCACAACCTGTTTTTGGTGCGCCTGTAACCCTGGGATAA
- a CDS encoding nuclear transport factor 2 family protein, producing the protein MSAENNKEIIRKVNDAFAKNDMETFLASCANDVRWSMVGAHGLVGADAIREDMKTNMPSQPPVFTVKHLIAEGEMVMCDGEMTMTQKDGKEWRGAFCDVYQMRDGKIQELNSYIVEYR; encoded by the coding sequence ATGTCAGCAGAAAACAACAAAGAGATCATACGGAAGGTGAATGATGCCTTCGCAAAAAACGATATGGAAACATTCCTGGCCAGCTGTGCCAACGACGTACGGTGGAGCATGGTAGGCGCACACGGCCTTGTAGGCGCCGATGCTATCCGCGAGGATATGAAAACGAACATGCCATCGCAGCCACCAGTTTTCACCGTCAAGCACTTGATTGCCGAAGGCGAAATGGTAATGTGCGACGGAGAAATGACCATGACGCAAAAAGACGGTAAAGAATGGCGCGGCGCTTTTTGCGATGTATACCAAATGCGCGATGGCAAGATACAGGAACTTAACTCGTACATAGTAGAATACAGATAA
- a CDS encoding sugar MFS transporter yields MKSNTKQSYTTSLFLVGCLFFIFGFVTWLNGTLIPFLKAACELNNFQSYFVTFAFFISYFVMALPSSAILRATGFKKGMSLGLFVMAIGTVIFIPAAMQRSFTFFLIGLFTQGLGLSILQTATNPYVTILGSEESAARRISIMGIANKVAGILSPLILATILLGDIDTVKTKLASAADVAAKSQLLDDLARRIINPYIVLTIALVVLALLVLISPLPDIDDEEENPDIKADSRTTSIFQHPYLFFGVFAIFLYVGVEVIAGDSIISYGTYLGIPINEAKFFTSFTLGCMIAGYFLGILLTPNFISQETALKVCAVLGILFTIGVLTSDGRFSVYCLAALGLAHSIMWPAIWPMSLKGLGRFTKTGAALLIMGIAGGAVLPLLYGHLADLQNNQAAYWILIPCYLYILYFAIWGHKVGYKK; encoded by the coding sequence ATGAAGTCAAACACCAAGCAATCATATACTACGTCCCTTTTTCTTGTAGGCTGCCTGTTTTTCATTTTCGGGTTTGTGACCTGGCTAAATGGTACACTCATACCCTTCCTTAAAGCCGCCTGCGAGCTGAATAACTTCCAGTCATACTTCGTCACCTTTGCGTTCTTCATCTCTTACTTCGTAATGGCCCTGCCGTCTTCGGCAATACTGAGGGCTACCGGCTTCAAAAAGGGGATGAGCCTGGGGCTTTTTGTGATGGCCATTGGCACCGTCATTTTTATACCTGCGGCTATGCAACGCAGTTTTACGTTTTTCCTCATCGGTCTGTTTACACAAGGTCTAGGTTTATCAATACTGCAGACAGCTACCAACCCATATGTAACCATCCTCGGCTCTGAAGAAAGCGCTGCACGTCGTATCAGCATCATGGGCATTGCCAATAAAGTAGCAGGCATCCTGAGCCCGCTGATACTGGCCACTATACTGCTGGGCGATATTGACACGGTCAAAACCAAACTGGCTTCTGCAGCAGATGTGGCTGCTAAAAGCCAGTTGCTCGACGACCTCGCCCGCCGTATCATCAACCCATATATCGTGCTGACCATAGCACTGGTGGTACTAGCGTTGCTGGTGCTCATTTCCCCCCTGCCCGACATTGACGACGAAGAGGAGAACCCTGACATCAAGGCCGACAGCCGCACCACGTCTATCTTCCAACACCCGTACCTGTTCTTTGGCGTTTTTGCCATCTTCCTGTATGTGGGTGTGGAGGTGATTGCAGGCGACTCGATCATCAGTTATGGCACCTACCTCGGTATACCTATCAATGAGGCAAAGTTCTTTACCTCGTTCACCCTGGGCTGTATGATAGCCGGTTACTTTCTCGGCATATTGCTTACACCCAATTTCATATCGCAGGAAACAGCGCTGAAAGTATGTGCTGTACTCGGCATATTGTTCACCATTGGCGTACTGACCTCCGACGGTCGTTTCTCTGTTTACTGCCTTGCCGCCCTTGGTCTTGCCCACTCCATTATGTGGCCTGCCATCTGGCCCATGTCGCTTAAAGGACTGGGCCGGTTTACCAAAACCGGGGCCGCGCTGCTCATCATGGGTATCGCAGGTGGCGCTGTGTTACCGCTGCTCTATGGTCACCTGGCCGATCTGCAGAACAACCAGGCTGCTTACTGGATCCTGATACCATGCTATCTCTACATCCTTTATTTCGCCATTTGGGGCCATAAGGTGGGCTACAAAAAATAG
- a CDS encoding DUF6157 family protein codes for MKEHTTNYQNAFIEIAEDCPVKAGEMPPLKGDKKTVANMQFDMVYDNPYKYTSDDVLFQVYADRNGIKKGETAEARKAFFSKGQPCFRTSPLTKRYGWGVHSDEAGRIAIYGAETTEYKKMAEDKSLKVVKAMRSSK; via the coding sequence ATGAAAGAGCATACCACCAACTACCAGAACGCGTTTATCGAGATAGCTGAGGACTGCCCTGTAAAGGCAGGCGAGATGCCACCACTGAAGGGCGATAAAAAGACGGTAGCCAACATGCAGTTTGATATGGTGTATGACAATCCGTACAAGTACACTTCCGACGACGTATTGTTCCAGGTGTATGCCGATCGCAATGGGATCAAAAAAGGCGAAACGGCTGAAGCGCGCAAAGCATTCTTTTCCAAGGGTCAACCCTGTTTTCGTACCTCTCCCCTCACCAAGCGATATGGCTGGGGTGTACACAGCGACGAGGCTGGTCGCATAGCCATTTATGGAGCCGAAACGACCGAATACAAAAAGATGGCTGAGGACAAGAGCCTGAAAGTCGTGAAGGCGATGAGGAGTAGTAAATAA